The Aneurinibacillus migulanus genome contains the following window.
TCCTACACCAACTCCGGAACCGAATCCTGTGCCTAAGCCGCTCAGCAAATATTATAAAGATATTGTGCCCGGTATGGAGTGGGGAGTAGGCAGTGTTGATGCGTTATATGAGCGTGGTATTATGCGCGGCGACGGACAAGGAAACTTCCGCCCGACTGAAACGATGACAAGGTTGGAAGCGGCTGTAGCCATTAATAATGCAATCGAGTATATCTTGAAGCAAACCGGAAAATCGTAGGAGGGTTTTCGCGCTTGTTTGTGCAGCAGAATATTTGTTAGTATAATAAACACGAAAGCAACCTTCTATTGCTATTCAATTCATAAATTAAGGAAGCTGATATAGATGAACAAATCGCCTGAGAATACAAGGGTGGTAGTCGGAATGTCTGGAGGTGTGGACTCCTCCGTTGCTGCCCTGCTGCTCAAACAGCAAGGATACGATGTAATCGGGATTTTTATGAAAAATTGGGATGATACAGATGAGTTTGGTCATTGTACGGCGGAAGAAGATTATGAAGACGTGCGCCGTGTTTGTGGACAAATCGGTATCCCTTACTATACAGTTAATTTCGAGAAGGAGTATTGGGATCGGGTATTCACCTATTTCCTGGATGAATACAAAAAGGGCCGCACACCGAATCCTGATGTGATGTGCAATAAAGAAATCAAATTCAAAGCATTTTTGGAACGCGCATTGGATTTGGGAGCAGACTATTTAGCGACAGGTCATTACGCGCGAGTCGACTTTCATGACGGAGAATACCGGCTGCTGCGCGGGGTAGATCCGAAAAAAGATCAAACATACTTTTTGAATCAGCTTGGACAGGCCCAATTGTCAAGAACGATGTTCCCACTCGGTCATTTGCCTAAGACAGAAGTGAGGGAAATTGCCCTTAAAGCAGGATTGGCAACGGCCAAGAAGAAAGACAGTACGGGTATTTGCTTTATCGGGGAGCGGAATTTTAAGGAATTCCTCAGCTCGTATCTGCCTGCTAATCCGGGAGATATCCGTACCGTAGACGGCGAGCTGAAGGGCCGTCATGATGGATTGATGTATTATACGCTTGGACAGCGTCAAGGATTGGGCATTGGAGGCGGTACGGGAACAGGTGAGCCATGGTTTGTTGTCGATAAGGATGTTAAACAAAATATCCTTTATGTGGCACAGGGTGGCGACCATGAACGGTTATACAGCGACCGCTTGGAAGCGACGGATGTTCATTGGGTAAGTGACAAGGAGATGCCGGATACGTTCCGCTGCATGGCCAAGTTTCGCTATCGTCAGCCGGATCAAGGCGTGACAGTTCAAATGAAGCCAGGCAACTGTTGTGAAGTTGTATTCGATGAACCGCAACGTGCTATTACACCAGGACAGGCGGTTGTATTCTACAAAGATGAGGTCTGTCTGGGCGGCGCAACGATCGATAAAGCGATAAAAAACAGCGAAGTAAAAAC
Protein-coding sequences here:
- the mnmA gene encoding tRNA 2-thiouridine(34) synthase MnmA; protein product: MNKSPENTRVVVGMSGGVDSSVAALLLKQQGYDVIGIFMKNWDDTDEFGHCTAEEDYEDVRRVCGQIGIPYYTVNFEKEYWDRVFTYFLDEYKKGRTPNPDVMCNKEIKFKAFLERALDLGADYLATGHYARVDFHDGEYRLLRGVDPKKDQTYFLNQLGQAQLSRTMFPLGHLPKTEVREIALKAGLATAKKKDSTGICFIGERNFKEFLSSYLPANPGDIRTVDGELKGRHDGLMYYTLGQRQGLGIGGGTGTGEPWFVVDKDVKQNILYVAQGGDHERLYSDRLEATDVHWVSDKEMPDTFRCMAKFRYRQPDQGVTVQMKPGNCCEVVFDEPQRAITPGQAVVFYKDEVCLGGATIDKAIKNSEVKTNV